One segment of Phycisphaerae bacterium DNA contains the following:
- a CDS encoding adenine phosphoribosyltransferase: MEPTKKDPWRAVSDAADLQRLIRAVPDFPKPGVLFRDITPLLADPSGLAMAVELMAQPFRGKHIDLVVGAESRGFIFGTAVAKVLSVGFVPVRKPGKLPAATRRREYDLEYGRDALEMHTDALRPNQKVLVVDDLLASGGTLGACCALVRDAGAKIEAVAVLIELAELGGRARLGDVPVFSVISY; the protein is encoded by the coding sequence ATGGAGCCAACGAAGAAAGATCCGTGGCGGGCCGTGTCCGATGCGGCCGACCTGCAACGGCTGATCCGCGCGGTGCCGGACTTCCCGAAGCCGGGCGTGCTGTTTCGCGACATCACTCCCCTGCTGGCGGACCCGTCCGGGCTGGCGATGGCGGTGGAGCTGATGGCCCAGCCGTTCCGCGGCAAGCACATCGACTTGGTGGTCGGGGCCGAGTCGCGCGGGTTCATCTTCGGGACCGCGGTCGCCAAGGTGCTGTCGGTGGGCTTCGTCCCGGTGCGCAAGCCGGGCAAGCTGCCAGCGGCGACGCGACGGCGGGAGTACGACCTTGAATACGGCAGGGACGCGCTGGAGATGCACACGGACGCACTCCGGCCGAACCAGAAGGTGCTGGTGGTGGACGACCTGCTCGCGAGCGGCGGGACGCTCGGGGCTTGCTGTGCCTTGGTGCGCGACGCGGGCGCGAAGATCGAGGCCGTGGCGGTATTGATCGAGCTGGCGGAGCTGGGCGGCCGGGCGCGCCTGGGAGACGTGCCGGTGTTCAGCGTGATTTCCTACTGA
- a CDS encoding FG-GAP repeat protein yields MKYAKRSASAVLAALLAAGLLGGCPNTTSNLEYIAGGTGDTTVLSDTPSVAVLTPVSDLSIAGGTQVEVNWQAFARTRTSVIDVIIDEDEDPNNANETVAYANLALTTTSALVDTTTLQQGTYNIGVVLLEVGEIVAYAYAPGQVTIDERPVLYFTVLADQEGLSARGSLAFDRTEAINPRFTVSWNLSDPDSTDTVDIYLDPDDQPNGNEVLLYHSTSQTGDAFSFDLPTMQFEPGVYRFLAIVSDGANSFPFYAPGTIRLRARLAGFYDLRDMASGNAGVEGVIFEGFNPRDNAGSFVKSIGDIDGDGFDDFIIVAQFGKPRYQYNLQRTGAGEAYLVYGRAKRFSGTVSLNSTGTLFRGEIYTGVPEVPDPIRPSRGITSFALLSDWDSDGVREMAFGIPFTDSAGIGAFTFGPGLDDIAPLDANGYFRTGAVVIAAGSSLRPDLGFPGRNVFNLAEFGTLAHIPLSCGPCFAEGACPCVEGFVGPKAPPAPGGCPGTYFHQHLAGVAGTPNTGSVRLGCRFSSAGFGDQFGETISAWDFDSIIMSAPNRDPEVSAFAAPSVPGGGVISVYFNDVKDGFYPWCNDQAPPANTAFNYPGSVQSAGDRLIPHGGPYHYIMDDIFLSPGYTVDPGDSDPCERVIDVHIATPDRSLRFWSTAVGARLSNAVGLGDVSGDGLLDLAIGAPQANDGAGACYLIFGRIRELVWSGELQLEELGLPMNSSSQATQRLFDGVQILGSAGERLGQSQDNARDFNGDGFSDLVIGSPLLNNGTGGAMVFFGSREVINLTQDEIRYTDVPARGLGVIFVGEEAGDLAGARVCGVDDVDRDGNADILIAAPNRSVRLDADYDGYHEVDRQGCGVVYLIYGSPDLTSQQSVQDDGTLTDPGVLLLRDVGQENLPGAVFIGRNSGDYLGAGLGEGGDRAIGIGPAGDVDGDGRGDLVFGSVRASPRDRARAGEVYLLYGTGD; encoded by the coding sequence ATGAAGTACGCAAAACGAAGCGCAAGCGCGGTGCTGGCGGCGCTGCTGGCAGCGGGACTGCTGGGCGGGTGTCCCAACACGACGTCGAACCTCGAGTACATCGCGGGCGGCACGGGCGATACGACGGTGCTGAGCGACACCCCGTCCGTCGCGGTCCTGACGCCGGTGAGCGATCTGTCGATCGCCGGCGGGACGCAGGTCGAGGTGAACTGGCAGGCCTTCGCGCGGACGCGGACCTCGGTGATCGACGTGATCATCGACGAGGACGAAGATCCGAACAACGCGAACGAGACGGTCGCCTACGCGAACCTGGCGCTGACCACCACCAGCGCGCTGGTCGATACGACGACGCTGCAGCAAGGCACGTATAACATCGGCGTGGTGCTGCTCGAGGTCGGCGAGATCGTTGCCTACGCCTACGCGCCCGGGCAGGTCACGATCGACGAGCGCCCCGTCCTGTACTTCACGGTGCTGGCGGACCAGGAGGGCCTCAGCGCGCGCGGCAGCCTCGCGTTTGACCGGACCGAAGCCATCAACCCGCGCTTCACCGTCTCCTGGAACCTTTCCGACCCCGACTCGACCGACACGGTCGACATCTACCTCGATCCTGACGACCAGCCCAACGGCAACGAGGTGCTCCTGTACCATAGCACGTCGCAGACCGGCGACGCCTTCTCCTTCGACCTGCCGACCATGCAGTTCGAGCCCGGCGTGTACCGCTTCCTGGCGATCGTGTCGGACGGCGCCAACTCGTTCCCCTTCTACGCACCCGGCACGATCCGGCTGCGGGCACGGCTCGCCGGATTCTACGATCTGCGCGACATGGCCTCGGGCAACGCCGGCGTGGAAGGGGTGATCTTCGAGGGCTTCAACCCGCGCGACAACGCCGGCAGCTTCGTCAAGTCCATTGGCGACATCGACGGCGACGGCTTCGACGACTTCATCATCGTCGCACAGTTCGGCAAGCCGCGCTACCAGTACAACTTGCAACGCACCGGGGCCGGCGAGGCCTACCTGGTCTACGGCCGCGCCAAACGCTTCAGCGGCACGGTCAGCCTCAACTCCACCGGCACGCTCTTCCGCGGCGAAATCTACACCGGCGTGCCCGAGGTGCCTGACCCGATCCGCCCCAGCCGCGGCATCACCAGCTTCGCGCTGCTGTCCGACTGGGACTCGGACGGCGTCCGCGAGATGGCGTTCGGCATCCCGTTCACCGACTCGGCCGGCATCGGCGCGTTCACATTCGGTCCTGGACTGGACGACATCGCCCCGCTCGACGCCAACGGTTACTTCCGCACGGGGGCCGTGGTCATCGCGGCGGGCTCCTCGCTCCGCCCCGACCTCGGCTTCCCCGGCCGGAACGTATTCAACCTGGCGGAATTCGGCACGCTGGCGCACATACCCCTGTCGTGCGGACCGTGCTTCGCGGAGGGGGCCTGCCCCTGCGTCGAGGGCTTTGTGGGCCCGAAGGCCCCGCCGGCCCCCGGCGGCTGCCCGGGCACCTACTTCCACCAGCACCTCGCCGGCGTCGCCGGTACGCCGAACACCGGCTCTGTGCGGCTGGGATGCCGCTTCTCGAGCGCGGGCTTCGGCGACCAATTCGGTGAAACGATCTCGGCGTGGGACTTCGACTCCATCATCATGTCGGCCCCGAACCGCGATCCCGAAGTGAGCGCCTTCGCCGCCCCCAGCGTGCCCGGCGGCGGCGTGATTTCCGTCTATTTCAACGACGTAAAGGACGGCTTCTATCCCTGGTGCAACGACCAGGCCCCGCCGGCCAACACGGCGTTCAACTACCCCGGTTCGGTGCAGAGCGCGGGCGACCGCCTGATCCCGCACGGCGGCCCCTATCACTACATCATGGATGACATCTTCCTCAGCCCCGGCTACACGGTCGACCCGGGCGACTCCGACCCCTGCGAACGCGTCATCGACGTGCACATCGCCACGCCCGACCGCTCGCTCCGCTTCTGGTCGACGGCGGTCGGCGCCCGGCTCAGCAACGCCGTCGGGCTGGGCGATGTCAGCGGCGATGGGCTGCTCGACCTGGCGATCGGCGCCCCGCAGGCCAACGACGGGGCCGGCGCCTGCTACCTGATCTTCGGCCGCATTCGCGAGCTGGTGTGGAGCGGCGAGCTGCAGCTCGAAGAGCTGGGCCTCCCCATGAACAGCTCCTCGCAGGCCACACAGCGCCTCTTCGACGGCGTGCAAATCCTCGGCAGCGCGGGTGAGCGCCTCGGCCAGTCGCAGGACAACGCGCGCGACTTCAACGGCGACGGCTTCTCCGACCTGGTGATCGGCTCCCCGCTGCTCAACAACGGCACCGGCGGCGCCATGGTCTTCTTCGGCTCCCGCGAGGTGATCAACCTCACGCAGGACGAGATCCGGTACACCGACGTCCCCGCGCGGGGCCTGGGCGTGATCTTCGTCGGCGAGGAGGCGGGCGACCTCGCGGGCGCCCGCGTGTGTGGGGTCGACGACGTGGACCGCGATGGCAATGCCGACATCCTCATCGCCGCTCCCAACCGCTCGGTGCGACTCGACGCCGATTACGACGGGTACCATGAGGTCGACCGCCAGGGGTGCGGCGTCGTGTACTTGATCTACGGGTCGCCGGACCTCACGTCCCAACAGAGCGTGCAGGATGATGGCACGCTGACCGACCCCGGCGTGCTCCTGCTGCGTGACGTGGGCCAGGAGAATCTGCCCGGCGCCGTGTTTATCGGCCGCAACAGCGGCGACTACCTGGGCGCCGGACTGGGCGAGGGTGGCGACCGCGCGATCGGCATCGGCCCCGCCGGCGACGTCGACGGGGACGGCCGGGGCGACCTGGTGTTCGGCTCGGTGCGGGCCTCCCCGCGCGACCGCGCCCGGGCCGGCGAGGTATATCTGCTGTACGGGACCGGAGACTGA
- a CDS encoding lysophospholipid acyltransferase family protein encodes MLATLTRPLLEVTEAPTLIVALGRVAIYVAVRFWILIIRCFPIEMNLGTARLMGRIWWGAMARHRARAIDNLRPALGAHYDERQLRRIARRSFEHFAQLYLVELAMTPRVLSEWSWARHVELDHLGPALRELLADRGCILITGHFGNFELLGYTICRLGLPLTAVMRPLDNPLLNRYLMDSRAAGGLSLLYKKGVTAIAGDIIDRGHALCFIADQDAGRKGLFVEFFGRQASTYKSIGLLAMAKRVPIVVGYAVRVRRGFHYRIGVERIIQPEEWDTQADPLHWITQTFSYALEAAICRWPEQYLWVHRRWKHRPKSEWTPCPAASPTQSNGPSA; translated from the coding sequence ATGCTCGCGACGCTCACGCGACCGCTGCTGGAGGTCACCGAGGCGCCCACGCTGATCGTGGCCCTCGGGCGCGTGGCGATCTACGTCGCCGTGCGTTTCTGGATCCTCATCATCCGCTGCTTCCCGATCGAGATGAACCTGGGCACCGCCCGGCTGATGGGGCGCATCTGGTGGGGAGCCATGGCCCGGCACCGCGCGCGGGCCATCGACAACCTGCGCCCCGCGCTCGGCGCGCACTACGACGAGCGCCAACTGCGGCGCATTGCCCGCCGCTCGTTCGAGCATTTCGCCCAGCTTTACCTCGTCGAGCTGGCGATGACGCCGCGCGTGCTTAGCGAGTGGTCCTGGGCCCGCCACGTCGAACTCGACCACCTCGGACCGGCCCTGCGTGAGCTGCTCGCCGACCGCGGCTGCATCCTCATCACCGGCCACTTCGGCAACTTCGAGCTGCTCGGCTACACGATCTGCCGGCTGGGCCTGCCGCTCACCGCGGTCATGCGGCCGCTCGATAATCCGCTGTTGAACCGCTACCTGATGGACTCACGCGCGGCGGGGGGGCTCAGCCTGCTGTACAAAAAGGGCGTCACCGCCATCGCCGGCGACATCATCGACCGCGGCCACGCCCTGTGCTTCATCGCGGACCAGGACGCCGGTCGCAAGGGGCTGTTCGTCGAGTTCTTTGGCCGCCAGGCGTCCACCTACAAGTCGATCGGGCTGCTGGCCATGGCCAAGCGCGTGCCGATCGTCGTCGGCTACGCTGTTCGCGTGCGGCGCGGGTTCCATTACCGCATCGGCGTCGAGCGCATCATCCAGCCGGAGGAATGGGACACGCAGGCCGACCCGCTGCACTGGATCACGCAGACCTTCTCCTACGCGCTGGAAGCGGCCATCTGTCGTTGGCCCGAGCAGTACCTCTGGGTCCACCGTCGCTGGAAGCACCGGCCCAAGTCGGAATGGACCCCGTGCCCGGCGGCGAGCCCCACGCAAAGCAACGGGCCGTCGGCGTGA
- a CDS encoding glycosyltransferase family 39 protein: protein MSTGPGESSPLGAVLPWRPSTVAWFLALLGWTTLLAFYDLGAAVRFEPTDGWVAQTAREMYTGPAPRSLIIPRFSGETRMQKSPGPYWAVMLTTWLRGQAAVDEVSTRIPNGCAALLIVVTVFWFTRRVAGERAAVFAGFASAASILILYWSHRGASDLGLAALTTLSLATLWVAAEQEPPGRRRILLWFLGYFAAGLGMLYKLPMPLAIVGVPVFLYVLVRRRWRVLVDRVHLWGLLLFLLPWLPWAIAVVILEPTALAKWKVEFLDRFTGDLPNVEGQRAWYFHFVYLVPPLVYCLPFSLSLPQAVARVFRRQPGLDRNAALFLGLWFAGLFVFFTVSAGKEYRYFLPALPPLLMLLGVELADFFNPSRPATPVRDRNVAMGVWILLPLALASGVFALRAWHKRQGQFEGFTWAEVWQPYIVAVVIFSLGAAVAAWLYVRRREHASFGALVGTMWLTWAWIWSAVLPVFVAQRPFLDFAAQLRTQLDPALIPRLRQVGSHDARIIWYSDLRFPRVIDQLALLREQKGRRDLDYEIRRTGEEVIRLLDGEVPALLVATVPDFALLLLKAPGELAAEGRAMPSVHVWLQARCGTLDRQFVLFGNRPPPFPEPELRVPEKLRARLAAAQAVAPPASRPSSAPTTVPMGPG from the coding sequence GTGAGCACCGGCCCCGGCGAGTCGTCGCCGCTCGGGGCGGTGTTGCCGTGGCGGCCGAGCACCGTGGCCTGGTTCCTGGCGCTCTTGGGCTGGACCACGCTGTTGGCGTTCTACGATCTTGGTGCGGCGGTCCGGTTTGAGCCGACCGACGGCTGGGTCGCGCAGACCGCCCGCGAGATGTACACCGGCCCGGCGCCACGCAGCCTGATCATCCCTCGTTTCTCCGGCGAAACGCGCATGCAGAAGTCGCCCGGGCCGTACTGGGCGGTCATGCTGACAACCTGGCTGCGCGGGCAGGCCGCGGTGGACGAAGTCTCCACGCGCATCCCCAATGGTTGCGCAGCGCTGCTGATCGTCGTCACCGTGTTCTGGTTCACGCGGCGGGTGGCCGGAGAGCGCGCCGCAGTCTTCGCGGGCTTCGCGTCAGCCGCGAGCATACTCATACTTTATTGGTCGCATCGCGGCGCCAGTGACCTCGGTCTGGCCGCCCTGACCACGCTCTCGCTGGCGACGCTCTGGGTGGCCGCGGAGCAGGAGCCGCCGGGCCGCCGGCGCATCCTGCTCTGGTTCCTCGGGTACTTCGCCGCCGGCCTGGGCATGCTCTACAAGCTGCCGATGCCGCTGGCGATTGTCGGCGTGCCGGTGTTCTTGTATGTGCTCGTCCGGCGCCGCTGGCGCGTGCTTGTGGACCGCGTCCACCTGTGGGGTCTGCTGCTCTTCCTGCTGCCGTGGCTGCCGTGGGCCATCGCCGTCGTGATTCTCGAACCCACCGCGCTGGCGAAGTGGAAAGTCGAGTTCCTGGATCGCTTCACCGGGGACCTGCCCAACGTCGAAGGGCAGCGGGCGTGGTACTTCCACTTCGTATATCTGGTGCCGCCCCTGGTGTATTGCCTGCCATTTTCGCTTTCACTGCCCCAGGCCGTAGCTCGCGTCTTCCGCCGGCAGCCCGGTCTCGACCGGAATGCCGCGTTGTTTCTCGGGCTGTGGTTCGCCGGCCTGTTCGTGTTCTTCACGGTTTCCGCCGGCAAGGAGTACCGCTATTTCCTGCCGGCGCTGCCCCCGCTGTTGATGCTGCTCGGCGTCGAGCTGGCCGACTTCTTCAACCCGTCCCGCCCGGCGACGCCCGTGCGCGACCGCAACGTGGCGATGGGTGTGTGGATATTGCTGCCGCTGGCGCTGGCCAGCGGCGTCTTCGCGCTCCGCGCCTGGCACAAGCGGCAAGGGCAGTTCGAGGGCTTCACCTGGGCCGAAGTGTGGCAGCCGTACATCGTGGCGGTGGTCATTTTCAGCTTGGGCGCCGCCGTCGCGGCCTGGCTCTATGTGCGTCGGCGCGAACACGCGTCCTTCGGCGCGTTGGTCGGCACGATGTGGCTCACCTGGGCGTGGATCTGGTCCGCCGTGCTGCCGGTGTTCGTGGCGCAGCGGCCCTTCCTGGATTTCGCGGCGCAGTTGCGCACACAGCTCGATCCCGCGCTGATCCCGCGCCTGCGGCAGGTGGGCAGCCATGACGCACGTATCATCTGGTACAGCGACCTCCGCTTCCCGCGGGTCATCGATCAGCTCGCACTCCTGCGCGAGCAGAAGGGCCGCCGCGACCTGGACTATGAAATCCGCCGCACCGGCGAAGAGGTCATTCGCCTGCTCGACGGCGAGGTGCCCGCGCTGCTTGTCGCCACGGTGCCGGACTTCGCGCTGCTGCTGCTCAAGGCGCCTGGCGAGCTGGCAGCGGAGGGCCGCGCCATGCCGTCCGTGCACGTGTGGCTCCAGGCCCGCTGCGGCACGCTCGATCGGCAGTTCGTGCTTTTCGGCAACCGGCCGCCGCCGTTTCCGGAACCTGAATTGCGCGTGCCCGAGAAACTGCGGGCCCGGTTGGCGGCCGCGCAGGCCGTGGCGCCGCCCGCCTCGCGCCCGTCATCCGCGCCCACCACGGTCCCCATGGGGCCCGGCTGA
- a CDS encoding YlbF family regulator produces the protein MPDIQDLLAKARALGEALAAHPTVKAHHAAQRAVRADAAAQKLLQDYQSQIAHIQELEATGRPVEVADKQKLKSFETQMAGQDSLKTLMRTQADYVALMAQVNGAIDGPLAALATPEKPA, from the coding sequence ATGCCGGATATTCAGGACCTTCTCGCGAAGGCTCGCGCCTTGGGTGAGGCGCTGGCTGCCCATCCGACCGTCAAAGCCCATCACGCGGCCCAGCGGGCCGTGCGTGCTGACGCCGCCGCGCAGAAGCTCCTCCAGGACTATCAGAGTCAGATCGCGCACATCCAGGAGCTGGAAGCGACCGGCCGCCCCGTCGAGGTCGCTGATAAGCAGAAGCTCAAGAGCTTTGAGACCCAGATGGCCGGGCAGGACTCGCTGAAGACCCTGATGCGCACTCAGGCCGACTACGTCGCGCTGATGGCGCAGGTCAACGGCGCGATCGACGGGCCGCTCGCCGCCCTGGCGACGCCGGAGAAGCCCGCGTGA
- a CDS encoding isochorismatase family protein — MQNFRVDRLDCEHAQLLVVDFQERLLPQIAEHEAVLARAECMIRAAVVLGLPITISEQYPKGLGHTAPALLAAAEGATRLEKMTFSFCADDACRRRVSAVLRPQVLIVGIEAHVCVQQTVLDLLAMQMRPVVLADAVGSRRPFDRDTALQLQRAAGATVTTVEAAIFQLVYESGTDLFKRILPIVR; from the coding sequence ATGCAGAACTTCCGCGTGGACCGGTTGGATTGCGAGCACGCCCAGTTGCTCGTGGTGGATTTCCAGGAACGGCTGCTGCCACAGATCGCCGAACATGAGGCCGTGCTGGCGCGGGCGGAGTGCATGATCCGCGCTGCCGTCGTCCTCGGCTTGCCGATTACCATCTCCGAGCAGTATCCAAAGGGCCTCGGCCACACTGCCCCCGCGCTGCTGGCGGCGGCCGAGGGCGCGACACGCCTCGAGAAGATGACGTTCAGCTTCTGCGCCGATGACGCCTGCCGCCGGCGTGTGTCGGCGGTGCTGCGGCCGCAGGTGCTGATCGTCGGTATCGAGGCGCACGTGTGCGTGCAGCAGACCGTCCTCGACCTGCTCGCGATGCAGATGCGGCCGGTCGTGCTCGCGGATGCCGTCGGTTCGCGCCGGCCGTTCGACCGCGATACGGCGCTCCAACTGCAGCGCGCCGCCGGCGCAACGGTCACCACGGTCGAGGCGGCGATCTTCCAGCTCGTGTACGAGTCGGGCACCGACCTCTTCAAGCGTATCCTGCCGATCGTGCGTTGA
- the scpB gene encoding SMC-Scp complex subunit ScpB, with protein MDREECAMLDGDVLATACGSDVALMEPALSSAVCESPAPTDITPAQIIEALLFSADTPLSAARLAELAGIGTSRDVQRYVADLNEKYARAGLSFRIEEIARGYQMLTLPEYRPWLAKLNRQQAQTRLSAAALETLSIIAYKQPVIRADIEAIRGVGSGEVVNRLREMGLIRIVGRAEIVGRPILYGTTRKFLDVFGLADLDDLPPMETLTLRRPPVSPATSEETPVAAAGA; from the coding sequence ATGGACCGCGAAGAATGCGCCATGCTCGACGGCGATGTCTTGGCGACCGCCTGTGGTTCCGACGTCGCGCTGATGGAGCCAGCCCTGAGCAGCGCGGTGTGTGAATCCCCCGCACCCACCGACATCACCCCCGCACAAATTATCGAAGCGCTCCTTTTTTCTGCTGACACGCCCTTGAGCGCCGCCCGCCTCGCGGAACTCGCCGGCATCGGCACGTCGCGCGACGTGCAGCGGTACGTCGCCGACCTGAACGAGAAGTACGCCCGCGCGGGTCTTTCGTTCCGCATCGAGGAGATCGCGCGCGGCTACCAGATGCTCACCCTGCCTGAGTACCGCCCCTGGCTGGCGAAGCTCAATCGGCAGCAGGCGCAGACGCGGCTCAGCGCGGCCGCGCTCGAGACGCTCTCCATCATCGCGTACAAGCAGCCGGTGATTCGCGCAGATATAGAGGCGATTCGCGGGGTCGGGTCCGGCGAGGTGGTCAACCGCCTCCGCGAGATGGGCCTGATCCGCATCGTCGGACGCGCGGAGATCGTTGGTCGCCCGATCCTTTATGGGACCACCCGCAAGTTCCTCGACGTGTTCGGCCTTGCCGACCTGGATGACCTGCCGCCGATGGAGACGCTCACATTGCGTCGCCCGCCGGTCAGCCCGGCCACATCCGAGGAAACCCCGGTGGCGGCAGCAGGCGCATAG
- a CDS encoding GGDEF domain-containing protein, with product MLAWRGIVRALVPRTLAARGALLIAIVIAAVALPAYVALGWRIRQVRAETTRDVAAQLAIARDSASVGAGALTTAPSALGGIDEPGVGDLVLAVVLAAAGLLAAFTWLHYGVVRPIRNLNRRLVLYRDSLGAVDADGVPLREIEALAASLADLHNELALTQSEADDLRQSIDSRVAALTHHATQAQRMAERAADTDALTQLDNRRVLERELPTAFETARRTCAELSVVLFDLNGFKQLNDTQGHRVGDRVLAFVGTLLRAMVRGSSDRAVRYGGDEFVLLLPNTTPSQAVEIARRLAALFAQWTRTLEGVTHSLGLSAGVAGLQRHGAHSSENLLRMADEAMYWAKRNGRGVATLDEARAGLSA from the coding sequence ATGCTGGCTTGGCGTGGAATCGTGCGCGCGCTCGTCCCCCGCACTCTTGCTGCGCGCGGGGCGCTGCTCATCGCGATTGTCATCGCCGCGGTGGCGTTGCCGGCGTACGTCGCGCTCGGCTGGCGAATCCGGCAGGTCCGGGCGGAGACAACCCGGGACGTTGCCGCGCAGCTCGCCATCGCCCGCGATAGTGCCTCCGTCGGGGCCGGGGCGCTCACGACCGCACCGAGCGCACTTGGAGGCATCGACGAACCGGGCGTGGGCGATCTGGTTCTGGCCGTGGTGCTGGCGGCCGCCGGATTGCTGGCGGCGTTTACGTGGCTGCATTACGGCGTGGTCCGACCGATCCGAAACCTCAATCGGCGTCTGGTACTGTATCGCGACTCGCTCGGCGCCGTGGACGCGGACGGCGTGCCCCTGCGGGAAATCGAGGCCCTGGCGGCGTCGCTCGCGGACCTGCATAACGAATTGGCCCTGACGCAGAGCGAAGCGGACGACTTGCGGCAGTCGATCGACTCGCGCGTCGCGGCGCTGACGCACCACGCGACGCAGGCGCAGCGGATGGCGGAGCGCGCCGCCGACACGGACGCCCTCACGCAGCTCGACAATCGGCGCGTGCTGGAGCGCGAGTTGCCGACGGCGTTCGAAACCGCCCGGCGCACGTGCGCGGAGCTGTCCGTAGTGCTCTTCGATCTGAACGGTTTCAAGCAGCTCAATGACACGCAGGGGCACCGGGTCGGCGACCGCGTGCTGGCGTTCGTCGGGACACTCCTGCGGGCGATGGTGCGGGGGTCGAGCGACCGGGCGGTGCGGTACGGCGGCGACGAGTTCGTGCTGCTGCTGCCGAACACGACCCCGAGCCAGGCGGTGGAAATTGCCCGGCGTCTGGCAGCGCTGTTTGCCCAATGGACGCGAACACTCGAGGGCGTGACCCACAGCTTGGGGCTGTCGGCCGGCGTTGCGGGTCTGCAACGGCACGGGGCGCACTCAAGTGAGAACCTGCTGCGCATGGCGGACGAGGCGATGTACTGGGCCAAGCGCAACGGCCGCGGGGTGGCCACGCTGGACGAGGCCCGCGCCGGGCTTTCCGCTTGA